A DNA window from Centroberyx gerrardi isolate f3 chromosome 3, fCenGer3.hap1.cur.20231027, whole genome shotgun sequence contains the following coding sequences:
- the mcrip2 gene encoding MAPK regulated corepressor interacting protein 2 — MMYTITRGPSKLVTQRRTGPTQQIESKTNDLKLKSTSWLTSNSPPPKIVFNRLNGKRYHTAAAQKADGPAEGFTPAHEENVRFVYEAWQEVEQQLGDGAGAGGEPAGTQGPVQYTEKTPSPVMKNFVPIDLEEWWAQRFLANIANLS, encoded by the exons ATGATGTACACAATCACCAGAGGTcccagtaaacttgttacacAACGGAGGACAG GTCCCACGCAACAGATTGAGAGTAAAACCAACGACTTGAAGCTTAAATCGACATCTTGGCTCACGTCAAA CTCTCCGCCTCCTAAGATCGTGTTCAATCGTCTGAACGGGAAGCGCTACCACACTGCAGCCGCGCAGAAGGCCGACGGCCCCGCGGAAGGATTCACTCCTGCACACGAAGAGAACGTCAGATTTGTCTATGAAG CGTGGCAGgaggtggagcagcagctgggGGACGGGGCGGGGGCCGGCGGGGAGCCAGCCGGCACCCAGGGGCCCGTCCAGTACACCGAGAAGACCCCCAGTCCTGTGATGAAGA ACTTTGTGCCCATAGACCTGGAGGAGTGGTGGGCTCAGCGTTTCCTTGCCAACATTGCCAACCTGTCATGA